tggaagtacaGTAAccaaaagagggactttggcactaaaaagactataatGTTGAAAGAtctctacttgatttgactcatttggacttagcttcagataaacttttaaatacattatcgcacagaaagaggactggattttgtcctccGTCACTTAACttaattatgaagggatcttcaaatggtcagtatgaacattacgaatgattacagcaagaaaaacacgtttcagtgttcatttgggcacctgactgttgttttaggacagaatgtgaacttgtcctttaaacaCCTTGTTAATTATTTATGCACAGAAGGGACAGGATGGGCTGTGTCAAGGAATGTGCTCATCCTTGTGTTGATGCGTCTCTAAGGTTACTGGGAGCACAGTGGCAGCCTGTGGGCAGCTAAGTCTGAGTTCAAATGGCGCTTCACCCATTCAATCAGTACTAAGCGCTTTTCTTGAAGAGGGTTATCTGCGTGTGAAACGATGGAGACGAGCTTCAAATCGACCCCGCACTCGGTGAAGCGGTGGCAGCTCAGCGGGACAGACTACGAAGCCCGCAGCCTCCAAACCCGCTTCAGCTGCTGGACTCCTCTGAACAACAAGCCGGGAAACCTGCAGGTCAGAGCGCAACACCTGGAACCAATCTCAACTCAAATATCAGCCTTTTTAACACCGAATTGACGTTATGGTGACATGATTAACTATaaaatacatgaacacacaaatatgtaatgACATTTTCGTGTTTTCAATAATacattatacacatacataaacactcCGGGATAGGTTAATTTGGTAATACACTTGATTGGCCAGGTGTGAAGAGATTGAAATTCCCTTTTTAAGTGCATGCAGTGTAAGTCACATTTCAGCTTATTGTAGTGGTAAAGGAAAGGTGTTTCTTATTAAAACTGAATGATTAAATCACAAAATTACACGTATTTccttgaaatgaatgaaaaagcagaaatgtaacAGTTATGTGTAAATGTTAATAGGTTACAGAATTTAAccagagagactgaagacgtgTCCTGAATAATGGGgaatttgtaaaaaaagaaaagaaagaaaaaaagattttacacCAGCTGCCAGTTtccctgtaaaaacacacagaacataaGAATGGCAGTGCTCCTAAAGTACAATTTCACTCAGTTATACCTGATGCTTTTTCAGCCATTCTTCCATCATTATTCTTAtcttatatgttgtttttttaataaagaatcTCTCCATTCCTGTGATTTTCATCAGTGTTTTGGAAGCCAGTTTGTAGCTTTTGGCAGACAAATGAGACTGTCACTGATTGCCTGCAGTTTGTTGGTGTCCTGTCCCCATTTACTCCCAGTTATTTGAGGAGAGGATCGGCCTTGTGCTCCACTGGTTTGACCTGTGGACggacagacagaggaaacacCTGCTGCACACTCTGCTCACACGCTGCGCCAACTCACAGCTCAAGTAAAGTCTTCATTTACCCCTTTGATGTGGATTTGTGTcatgaaaagggaaaagaaaaaaaggtttttaagaGAGGATTGAAATTCAAATACTTTCACCATCTGACTACAGGTACTGTAGGGATTTGCTGATTCAGACGCTTCCAGTGACTCAAGTGGACTTTACGGCGGTGCTGCCACGCTTCCTGTCCCTGTATGTGATGTCATTCCTGTCTCCTCGTGACCTCTGCTCTGCCGCCCAAGTCAGCTGGCACTGGAAGGTCCTGGCTGAACAGGTGAGAAGCCATAAAAAGAAAGGTTTTTATGTTTCACTGAGTTCAATTAAAAGTTTTGTATGAATCCCTTCATCTCCTCTGACCCACTTCTCCTCCCGATCTTCAGGACTGTCTCTGGGCAGGCCGCTGTACCCGAAGAGGCTGGTTTCTTCCATACACTCCTGGAGAAAGAGAGTTCGGAGCGTGGAAGAACCACTATGTGTCCTGCGTGTCCACTCTGGACTGGCTCACTCCCCGGGAGGCGGCGGAGTGGTACGGCACCCTCAACCAGCAAAGCAGCGGGttgacagaagaggaggaagagagaaggaaggagaggaggatcAGGCAGATGATCAGAGAGAAACTTCAGGAGGAGAAGAGTAAgtggaaaataaagaaatacttGAACCTGAAGGTGCTTGAGAAATAttctgtaaaacattttattgacGTGATCAAATAGATAAAAGTTTTGAGAGACCCTGGCTTAAAATACAGCTGACTCCCAAATTCTCTCTGAGCTTTTTATTCTTTCACTGACTGGTGTTTACGTCTCTTCCTCATTTGCAGGAACATCCATGAGAACCAGGAGAGCCTGGGGCAGCTACACAAAGCCTGGAGAAGCCAGAGGTAGATGTTCCCAGACAGGGACGCCCACTTCTGGGATAACATTCAGCTCATGGCCCTCCCTTTCCTGGCCTCTGAGGACTGTTGAGTCTGCCAGTCTCTGTCTTAGCCTGGACCAGGGACAGTCAGTGACTGCAGCCCAGAACCTGGAGAGAGTCCATACCCGGCCTATCAGGTCATTGCCTACACACTCACTTACCTTCAATGATATCAGCTACCTGTGTTAGAATTAGAAGATACAAAACACCTGTGTAATATAATGAAACTCAATATAAAAGCTCTGCAACTTGAAGTGTATTTCTtatataaaaaggtgttttgGCTTGTTTATACAGAAGGGGAGCAGAATATTAGAATCAATACTCAACATAATGCAGTAACTTTATGATATGAGGTCAAAGTTTCTGACATTAGACACAAGAGAGGGGAAAATTGTTGTGAAAATTGTTGACAATTCTCTCAAGATGAGGCTTGATTGAGATGATGAAGTTTACCCTATTAATGTACTGACGCAGTGATTTGAACCATATATCTCCTCGCAGTGAAAGGCTGAACAAAGCCAGTGGAGCGCTGTCCGCCTTCACCTACAGACATGCACCCCGAAACACCGCCTCTCCCATCCATCGCAGCAATCCTGTCTTTTTATTGCTGGTCTCCAACAGAATTCCTGCCTACGAGGTGAGTttcatcagtcagtcagccCATTTCTTCAGTAGAGGAAGAAAACACTGTGAATGTggaaataaaagaaggaaaaaaaagacaaataatattTCTCTGTCTGCTCTTTCTCTTTCGCTCCCCTCACGCTCAACCTAGTTGGTGCTGAGTGGCGTCAAGGCAGGAGTGATTGTAGTTCTGTATGACCACAGAGGGACTCTCTCAGCTCTCTTAGCCCAGGTGGAGAGGGCTGTTTTTGGGCAGCGAGCGCAGAGGCTGGGCCTGTTAGCTccgggaggaacagaggaaatcCATCTGCTTCACAGTGAGAATTAACATCTGTGTATCTTAATGTGCGAGAACACTGCCAGGGTTAGTTCCAGTCCAACTGGAGCCTGCAGTGCTAGAAGATTATCTCTTAGGGTGCAGGGAATCACATCTGTTAAAATCATTTCATGGGTTATTGTAATGTGATAATACTTATAGTGGGTTTTATAGTCCATTGCTATCCCTTTGTCCCTGTAGACTACAAATTCACGTTAGACTAATTATCAAAATCTAACATTAATTTTACATTGTTTGAATTCGCTACACTCCAGAGCAATGAGCCGTGGTCTTTATCTGATGtttcctttatttaaacaatttttatgtaacaaatttaaaacatttcctaATTTTTAAGAGCACAATGTGATACACCCAACAacttaacacacactcacagaaacagtttttttttttttttactaattagAAAGAATATTTTACTGGAAAATTCAGTTTTTCTAGTTTAACTCCTGCTATGAGGTTTTTACAAGTATGTCAAGTAAAGATGTCAAATAGCTACTATAGATTGATTAGATCAGATCTGTGAAATTTATatcttgattttatattttaagtaaattaaaGGATCACATGGTTGTCTGTGATTTGAGAAAATGCGCTGATCCCTTATTGGTTAAAGCTGAAGATTCATCTTTATGTTAGTTTTGTAAAACTAACAGGCTGTTAATCTAATTTGATGTTCCCTCTTTATGCTGCAGGTTGTAGCCTATCTGAGCGCACTCTGCCAACTCCTGACCACAGAGAATTCTGGGAAAAACTGTGCGGCTGGGTGGCACCAACCGAGGAAGGAGGAGGTGTTGACATCTTCTCACCGCTGGCAGCATCAGGTGGGTGGACACTCATGTTGTCTACTTCTCAGTAATCTATATTTCCATCAGTGTTTCTGGATCTAATTGCCTCCCTGCCTCTCGCTCTCCCACAGCCTCAGGAGTGGCTCTCATCCAGACTCTCTCTGCTCTTACTGGTCTCAAGGTTTGGGCGCCAACGGGTCTTGCCACTGGAAGTTTTCAGAATAGTGAGTCACCCTTTGCACAACGCTTTCACTCAACTGTGAAACTTCAACTGACAAGTTTTTCCGTGACCCAAGCCTCAGAATATGCTCTTTTGTGACCTCAAAACCCACTAACACCCCCAAAAAATGTGTGAGCCAGCAGGCGTCTGATGAGTCTCTGGGATCTATTTTATTAAAGCACTTAGTGTCGCCACAAGAAACATACTTACTCTCTTTAACCTTTGCCCTTCCCCAGTCATGAGCGAGTGGTCAGACGGCAGTGTGTGCACCGAGCTCTCAAACCAGCAACTGGCAGCCCCGGCGCaccagtatgtgtgtgagagcataCTGCAGGGCTGGTGCAGACAGGCTCAGTGGATGGAGGAGGCTCTGGTGGAGCTGAGGGGCCGCCTGGGGCCACAGCTACAGCAGGTCAGCCTCGTGGCCAGGGGCCGAGCTCTGGGTGGGTCCCACTCACATGTAGATGCACGTACATCTGTGAATACCCTTTCTCCTATAAAGAGTTCATATTTTCATAGGTCAGTTTTTGTGGGAGAAAGTCTGTCTGGAGGACCTGTGTGTGTCAAAAGACCTAAGTGTGGCTCTGACTGAAGGACTCACTGCTCTCACCATAGAGGAAGAGGTGAGGAAGACTgtaaagaggtttttttccaATGCACAAGTACCATAGAACAAGAGCAAAAACACATAATCGATATGATCTAAATTTGCATCATTAGCCTGTAGATCCATGTATGCGTTTCTCTATTTTTCAGGCCCGACCGTTGGAGTTTCTCGCCATCTTCCTGACAAGATGGAGTGagcagaaggagggaggagagagtagTGGAGAGAAAAAGTGGAGAAACATAGGAGTAGATAATTTCTCTTCAGCACCACATAGCTCACAGATATGCATGATGCCTGAACAACCACAGGTGCGTGTGCTTTGAATTTTTTCCATCAGAGAAAGATAACGGAGAACACTTTCTCATCTGTACAGCCAAACtactttctttctccttttagATGATGTTAGATTGGAGAGGCGTAGCAGCCAGAGAGCTGCACCACAGCGAGTGTCTTTATCTAAGCAGACTGAACGCTGTGCTAAACgtaagctttttgtttttgaacttACTAAATTTCTCATTCGGGAGCTGTAATACCTCCATCATGTGTTTAGCTGCTGAGAAGCCAAATATTTCCTCTCACTTAATGAATATAAAGTGTGGAAAACATCCACTGAGCATTGATGCAGCTCGGTCAGATAGGAACTCAGTCCAGTCAGCAAACTATAGGGAGTATCAAATAACTATTCAAATGAGGTGTTTTAGATATAAAATGCTGATTGTGCAGCTGCATGGTCTATTACTTGTTCCCACTTTATTCAGAAACCGATTCTAGAAGAATATTGATGTGTTTCCAGCTCAGCAAGTGGTGTGTTTGCTCGTTTAGGTGCAGAAAGGGTTCACGTTGATAACTGAGGGATGCCAGGAACTGTAAGTattataaactataaatatattactgatgtctgtccttcctctgtgCTGAAGGTGTACCAGGAGCCTCTTACAGCATCTCTGAACTCCAACAGAGCCATTCTCAGCTACGCTGACATTCAGATCATCCTCAGCCCTGTCACACAAATACTGGAGCTCAACAGGTACAC
The Scomber scombrus chromosome 24, fScoSco1.1, whole genome shotgun sequence genome window above contains:
- the LOC133976461 gene encoding epithelial cell-transforming sequence 2 oncogene-like, whose translation is METSFKSTPHSVKRWQLSGTDYEARSLQTRFSCWTPLNNKPGNLQLFEERIGLVLHWFDLWTDRQRKHLLHTLLTRCANSQLKYCRDLLIQTLPVTQVDFTAVLPRFLSLYVMSFLSPRDLCSAAQVSWHWKVLAEQDCLWAGRCTRRGWFLPYTPGEREFGAWKNHYVSCVSTLDWLTPREAAEWYGTLNQQSSGLTEEEEERRKERRIRQMIREKLQEEKRTSMRTRRAWGSYTKPGEARGRCSQTGTPTSGITFSSWPSLSWPLRTVESASLCLSLDQGQSVTAAQNLERVHTRPIRSLPTHSLTFNDISYLNPVFLLLVSNRIPAYELVLSGVKAGVIVVLYDHRGTLSALLAQVERAVFGQRAQRLGLLAPGGTEEIHLLHSCSLSERTLPTPDHREFWEKLCGWVAPTEEGGGVDIFSPLAASASGVALIQTLSALTGLKVWAPTGLATGSFQNIMSEWSDGSVCTELSNQQLAAPAHQYVCESILQGWCRQAQWMEEALVELRGRLGPQLQQVSLVARGRALGQFLWEKVCLEDLCVSKDLSVALTEGLTALTIEEEARPLEFLAIFLTRWSEQKEGGESSGEKKWRNIGVDNFSSAPHSSQICMMPEQPQMMLDWRGVAARELHHSECLYLSRLNAVLNVYQEPLTASLNSNRAILSYADIQIILSPVTQILELNRVFQADLQARLQQWGAEQCIGDVCVKLCSNLRVYTNYFNNYTTALSTIDKCRETKPGFRAFLKTADKTLATHMLSLQELLLCPVWRIQEYVTLLQALTLHTPPAHPDHTHLSSALNTLQQYRGFIHKLKSNSERDKLMEETQQMIQGCPNLSESNRQLIMTQDAALLRSPDQHIPDSLRTYEHVSDVGMFLFNDALVLTQRRVLHTPFTLAHRSTHTFLASVALASLTFREITHTPYVCHAFVLEGPCRSWVCATKRGEERSHFLSVLSSAIKTALKGHQ